A stretch of DNA from Glycine max cultivar Williams 82 chromosome 18, Glycine_max_v4.0, whole genome shotgun sequence:
aagaaattaaatcaaacatgtttttaaaattttaatcttttgaaaatgaaaacagttttcaaaagataaaaataaaaaatgaaaacagaaaatgaaaatgtaaaccAAGCACacccttaccttttttttagAAAGGAAATAACATCACATTTTCTTAAATGCATTTTCAAGTCACTGCAATCTTTTgtactttgtttttttatggtgcatataatttacattctcatttattattttatttattagtttttcaaagtatatatatattatacaagaaattaaatatcaacAAATCATTAGTAAGaatacaattaatttaaaagtcatAAACTAAAGTctcattttgaaaaaaaaaataaaaaatgaaatctgTTAAAGATGATGAgacaaattttttgttaaaaaataatcattgtcaaaattattaaatattttataccaatgacataattaaaaaatatataaaaagtcaaactaaaaaatatataaaaagtcaaATCAATCGAAGAAGCAAATATTATCAATGGCCAAATAattctattataaaaaaactacaatAACTCCTCTAATAATGATAAGGGTGaaggcaatatattttccttaCAAAATTCTTTACAAGAGATAAAATTGAGTTAGAATACAAGTGTGAGCTGAAGTCATACATctcatagaaataaaaaagttgagTATCATATAAGTGAGGGGAAGACCTATAAACCTAAATCTTTAAAGTTTTGGGTTAaagtataagtttttttatatggTTGTTCACGGCTCATTTGTGTAAGCTAAATTTGTCCAAGCATTTGAAATCACTTTCCATATAGACAAATTAAAATCCAAGAATGAACTAGATTGTTGCATTGTTCCTACTTGTCATAACTTAGATCCTAGAATGCTACAGTCAACAAACCAAAATTTGTTCTTTGAAATCCTTTTCACCTAGTTATGGTAGTTGCTACCATCTAACGGGTGAAGTCATGCGCCAACATCACTGTTGAATTTTCTCCAAGATGAATGTAGTAATGACTTACTACTTGCTAGATTTTGTTAATTAAGGACTATCAGAAATGGAGTTGTGTTGTTTTTACTGCATTTTTTGGTGGAACTAGAAACATTGTTTCTTGGCATGATGAGCAGGCAAATTCTTCAAGAAATTGAGATGAAGAAGTTCGATGGAAAATAATTGGACAAGTCaaagaatcaaaacaaaaactaCAAAACTATAGTGACACAATATAGAGCTCTGATACCGTCATACTATACTGGAAAATGGAGAATGAAGAGTGAGTTTTCTCATTCTGAAGTGTATATAGTCCATCAACTTATATAGTTCTGTCGAGGCACATTAATACTAGGTAGTAACGTTCAAACAAAATAGGTTAATAAAATTGCCAACTAACTAATTGACCATGTAACTGTATTTCAGTTCTTAGGCAAAGATTGAagggaagaagagaaagaaaatatgcGGAGATTTTGCGTAAAATACGAAGACACTATACtatttaaaaggaaaacaacACATTCTTCATTTGAAACCATTTCAGATGAATGGAGATTTGTTTGTCAGCTGCTGTTAACTTGTTGATAATAATGTTATTAGTAAGATTTGACAGATTTGGTATCAAGGAAATTGTCATCAAAGGAGTTTCTAGAGTTGAGTTGAGGAGATGACTTGAATTATAAAACGTTATGCGACTGATGTATAATGACACTgacacatttaaaaaatttcgaAAAGTAAAGATAGCCTTAGAAGttagaagaaatgaaaaagtgaTAGGGACTGCACTACTCATGATCATTTCTGGTGATTTCTCATCTCGTGATTACCGAACATGTACATTGAGCGGGAAAAGTTTTGCTTTTGTATTGACACGTGCAGAAGTTTTCTCTATGAATTGACACCTGTAATAATATTACATATAGATACTGAGTAATACATTAGAATTTAGAATAGACACGGTTGAAATGcatcaaaaattttaaaattgcatGGCTCCTGAGTAGCCTTTCTTCAATTTGTTTATCATAAACAGGCAGCAtcagaaaaacagaaaaaagccATGAAGGTGGTAGAAGTTTTTAGTGTAGCACCAACTTCGGAATCTCAAGAGTTACCAACTTAAACATTGCTTCCCCTCAGTTTCTTTGACATCCTATGGTTAAGGTTACCACCTATTCAACGCATCTTCTTGTACCAATTCCCTCATCCAACCCCACTCTTCTTTGGTACCATTCTTCCCAAACTCAAACACTCTCTTTCTCATGCACTTGGCCACTTTTTTCCTCTTGCTGGACACCTCACCTGGCCACTTCACTCCCAAAACCCCATCATCAATTACAACAATGGTGACACCGTTTCTCTCATAGTAGCTGAATCTGACGCTGATTTCAACCATCTAGCATGCACAGATCTTTGTGAAGCTAAAGAAATGCACCATCTTTTTCCCCACTTGACCATTACCCATGAACAAGCTACTGTTTTAGCATCGCAAATCACTCTATTTCTAAACTCTGGATTCTGCATTGGAATAACCTCACACCACGCTGTTCTTGATGGCAAGACTTAAACATCGTTTATCAAATCCTGGGCTTATCTTTGTAGAGAATCACAATCACAGTCACTCCCTTTTTTGCCACCTGAACTGTGTCCTTTCTATGAAAGGAAATTAGTCAAAGACCCCAATCAAGTAGGGGCAAAATTCGTCAACGATTGGTTAAAGGAAGGAGGAACCAACAACAGAAGCCTCATGGTTTGTGATCTGAAACCCCCAGAAGATGCAACCAGAGGCTCATTTCAATTGTCTCGTTCAGATGTTGAAAAGCTGAAGCAAAGTGTGGTGTTCAAGAAGAAAGGGAGCACCAACCTTCACTTGTCAACGTTTGTGTTATCTCTTGCCTGTGCATGGGTTTGCAGGGTGAGAGCAGAGGAAATTACCAACAAAAGTGTTGCGTTGGCTCTAACTGTTGATTGCAGGGGTCGTTTGGAGCCACCTCTTCCTTCAACATATTTTGGGAACTGTGTTGGATTCAGACTTCCAATTGCTGAAACGAGAGATTTGTTGGGGGAAGAAGGACTAGTTGTGGCTGTGGAAGCAGTGAGTGATGCATTGGAAACTCTGAAGGATGGAGCAGTGAGTGGAGCAGAAAATTGGTCATCGTGGTTGCTTTATGGTGTGGGAGCTGAAGCTGATGTGAAGACAATTGGTGTTGCTGGGTCACCGAGGTTTGAGGTTTATGGTAGTGACTTTGGTTGGGGAAGACCAAAGAAGGTGGAGATGGTGTCTATTGAAAAAACTGCAGTCTTTGGTCTTTCAGATAGCAGAAATGGAGATGGAATTGAGATAGGTTTTGTGTccaagaaaaaaacaatggaGACCTTTGCTTCTCTTTTTGTCAATGGCCTTCAATCTTGAGCCCCTCTCAGTTTCGTTAGATCTTGTGGCTTTTcaggaataaaaatttaatctttttgctCTAGCATTTAGCAGCTTCTTTATTTGAAATGCTTTGTTCATGTGTAATAATATTATGTGTTTGGATTGTGGTTTGAGAGACACCATTAGTAATGTAACTAACTAATGGCTATGGATACCTAACATGCACGCACCAAACatttattcatcaataataaaatgtgaACCGATTCCAATGATTCTAAGACAACAATCTACCACCTATGCAGCTTGGCAGTGCCATATGGAACTTACTGTTCAGCAGCAGAAATATTCCATATGAACATTTTGTTTGGTGACTTTGGTCAATAGAAAAATCTGGCCCTACAAGTATTAGTTTGCactttccaaagaaaaaaaatggagaagtaACAACATTGATGAATTGGGAAAAATGTGAGTTACTTTCAGCAGAAGTGCAACTCAAGCACACCTATAATCATTTCACCCTCATGGTGTGTACTTGTTTTATCTTGATCTTACGTTTCGATGCACCTTGAATAACAATAATTGGCGCTAGACAAAACTCAATGCCAATTTAAATGCACTATTAGTCATGTGTTGCCGTGGATTATCTCAAATGTTTTGttatgaattaatatttttgtatatccatttttttaatcatatttttgtctctctcttttatatatatatctttctttatttcttatttcattatccagttctttcttttctcttccacTCATACACCCTAAAATTAGATAGTATGTTTCAATTTTTCTCTGTTGCTTCAAAATGATTGGATGAAGTATTTGTTTAGAAACacaatgaaatttatatttgttgagatatttttgtaaaaaaaaaaaatgaaaagtatggAGTTTAAATAGCAACTTGAGGTGCCAATAGCAATTCCTATTAACCCAACTCTCTTTTACTTTGTGAACTATCGGCCGTCTAATATAGGctcttaaataataataataacaataaagtaGTATATTTTAACAGAATAAAAGTATTCAATTAAAAGATAACTGACTTTATAGTTTATATCACTGCGCCACCACACAGAATGAGAGTTAGAtacaattagaaaaacaaacccAAAAGTAGAAAAAACAGTCCTGTGACATTGTCAACCTAACTACCCTAGCATATTCCTATTTAATAGAAATTTCTTAATGGGAGGAtagaataaattaacaaataaaacaaataccaACTAACTTCAAAAAACAGTTTTTATACAGCTAAAAAGAATCActctaaattgtaattagaattaCATCATACtagtatattaaattaattaattaataaacaaatacaaagaAAACTTTATCCGTAAACATTGATAAAAGTGAGCGGAGAAAGCAAAGGGCATGCGTATGCTCCaacaaagaaatttaattatcgAAGACAAAACATTGCAAAGAACCAAAGACATGCATGCAGTGACACATATCCCAACAAAGCATTAGTTACGTCTTCAGTGTTCTACTCATTATTTAATCTCAACTCAAGAGACAAGACCTGCCGCTTTTCTTTTTGCTGGCCTCTTCGTTGGATAAGTTTTCTTTTGGGTTATCTCTGCATTCTGCGTAAATTTTTTTAGCAGTGTTTGCATGGCAGTATGGCACATATAACTGTTGAAGTTTAATTACATGCAGTAGTATTTTTTGGTacaattaaattactaatttgtTCATTTAGCTTGTCTCCAAGCTTTAGTGCATTTATTAGCTAGTCTTTCCTATTGCAAATTTCAGTAAAAAGCTCCTGATGAAAATTTTTATGTTGACTAATTACACTTTGgaaatcttttaattttcctATTTGTCATATGAATTtgtgttataaaattaaaatataattagtattataacttttatgaaaaatttaattaatttttgtgatagatttcttattaaataatttttttttaaaaaaatcagatgAATTTATTGTTAAGGatatagaatttaaaaataaatactcattaataatatgaaatgataatcgaaatgaatgaaatgaaacTTGTTAAAATGTCAATGAAAGGTAATAGACGAATCGCATTCTGCAGAAATATTTCTTGTACCATGTTGATGTGGTGTCAAATTGTGGTTTAATATggagaatatattttaaattttcaaactcGTTTGACAAGtgtatcaaattttataagCTTTAGAGAAACTGAACAAAAGAaggataataatttttaaaaaattaaaaaacgaaGATTTTTCTTGATACTGTAAAATGATAAAGAATTTAGAATCCTTTTTGTTAAACTGATAATTATTTCACAATAGGGGAAGTACATCTTTTAACGATTTTATTAACTAGTGTGTCTAGAACATTGAAGACATtagttaaggaattaaaaaaatatttattaaaaaaatcataggacaataaaaatattggttaaggaatcaaaataaaaatattagttattaaaaaaatcatgaaaacgtaaaaaaaagtattaataacaattttatatatttcaataaaaatatttttttttagttttttaattaatttcctaAGAATACCGGTTAATATTtaggcaaaattgtaaatttgattttccattttattttcaattttggatTTTGTCCTCCAGTAAAATTATTCACAAATTTTATTCTCGTATTTAATCAAATCATGCAATGTTGGTCTTCAGCCCACAATTAGACATTGAATGTCACGTTTGATATTCTAATTGgtcaatgaaaacaacaatgcatttcatctttcatggaGTTGATATCCAATCAGAACATCCAATTGTGGGTGGGAGACCAACATTGCATGATTTGATTAAATACCAAGACAAAATTTGTGAATAATTTTACCGGggacaaaattcaaaattaaaaacaaaatggaaaaccaaaaatacaattttgtcaAATATTTATCTAATCACTCCAAGAGTAAATTAAGTCTTCCATAGTGTTACCTCTACTTTAAGGCTCAATACTGCTTTTGTCCTTACCGATTGGTAATGAAACGGATCATATCTTTTCATACGGAATGCTTTCGCACTCAATGTCCGTATGGTATTAGTCACCGTGATTAGTTTTCTTTATAATGAATTTGACTTAATTGTGTTTTTGGCATTTccctattttatatatatatatatatatatatatatatatatatatatatatatatatatatatatatatatatatatcctcatTGTCACCGATCAGGACGCGTGATTCTTTAGAGATATGATATAGCGATTGCCATTTGAAAATACTGTATATGTGATTGGAGTGGCGGTGCCTTGGTCCATGTGGTTTGGAAACTGTTTCATGGAGGTTACTGTCCCAAGTTGGATCAATTCTGCGGGCCAGTCCCTCTCACCTAACAATAGCTCCTCAATTTTGCACCTAAACGGGTCATTAACATCATAGTTAGTTGCTTCTTTTGGGCTCTCAGAGAAAATGAAAACCTAGCCAAACTAGACCTTTCTTTTAGGTTTTGCATTAAATTATTACAATTCAGTTCACCTTCTGCTGGTTAATGTAAGAGGAACCATGCATGGATCAGGGTTTTAAATTACAACTGCTGTCACTGATTTATTGTGTTCTTTGATATTGCAGAAAATTACGGATAATTACAACCAATTAATGTGATTATATGGTTGTATTGTGGTTGGAAACACAACCAAAAACCTAGAAGTTGCAGGAAAAATTGCAATCATAGACCTTTTTAAAAACCTTGATATGGATACTCACATAATATATACATCTAATTGAATTCCATCATTTCTTATCTTTCTTATGGCATGATATCATCTATATACATCCATATTTTTCTCTCTACATGATATGGATACCTCTTTTTTTcagtataaagttttttttacactattgATTGACATATGCATGTGTGCGTGAATAATTTTTGTGGTTATAGCAACTATTATATTGCAAATTGGTCACGATTCACAAactattcttttataaaaataatttaatttttgtgagcTTCAACTGGCGTACAAAAATGAAGCTAAAACTTGACAAAGAAAAAAGGATAATGTTACATGCAGCTTACAGACACTACTGCTCCTGCTGTTCTGATGCATTCTGGCTATTCACAAAAGTAAGTGTGATTAATCACGAGCTGCGTCTGACCTAGGGTTTCTGTTACAAATCTGGGGACCATTTTTTGGACCATAATTTTACCCTTACCAAAAAACCAGTTATTAGtctctatcatttttttcagATAAAACACGCTAGAGATTCCAAACACTACTGCTTGTTCAGAGTCTCTTACAGCCTCCGGCAGCTTGATGATGATAACAGAGAGGAACTCTCTATTATTGTTTaaagaatttatatataatcCTTTTCCTTTCTCCTTTCAGAAACAagtagtttttatctttacctTCATCCTTTTGTTCATATTCTCCCGTTTTCTTCTTTACATCTTATCCTTTTTCTTTGTTatattttgtgttttcaaattaaTAGAAGGTATAAATGGTGAAAATGAACTTTCTTCTGGCTGCAAAGCTGTATCGATATAGCCTTTTATACTCCTCACCTCTTAAATGATTTAAGTAGCTTGAAGCCTTTAACGAAGCAATTTTACTACTGTTTTGAAATGTTTAAGGTTAGTGTCTATGGAAGGACTTCAACCTTCAACGACTGATAAAGTTCTTCAGAATTTCAGGTTTGCACAAGGGTATCCATCTCTTTCAGATAAATCATTCAAACCATGATGtcttcggttttttttttttttaatgaataagtGTGATGAAAAGGAAGGGAGCCATAGAGTCACTTGCCTTTGTTCTTTTTCTAGAATTATAAGGCCAACTTCTTTTTTCTTGGAAATTAAAGAACATTGTATCTTTTGGAATATTAgtcttctttttagtttttcatgctttttcattttcaaagttTTGCAAACTTGAAGATATTTGTTTAGGCCTTAGGGTATTTAAGAACTTCTCCATAACCATAGTTTTATCAACCATTGAGCTTGATTAACATATTTCTATTCATCAAAGAGAAATCAGGTTAGTTTGCAGCATTCTCCAGGGTTTCTCCTTGTGTGTTCGTATTAATTTATCCACGTTAAATAATGACAAGGAAAATTCTGATGAATGATTATCATGTTTTACCAAATGCTATCGTGGGGGGAAATTTTTGGGTTTTGAATTGATGGCTAAACCAAATCGAAAGGTGAAAGAATATATTTGAAGACTTTTCCaaatgaagaagagaagaaacttgGCTTACGTTTCTGCATCTCACACACACATGATTAATTGACTTTCTTTTGAAGAAAGCATGCGCCATGGGGCTAATAACCGTGTCAGTGTCATCTCAATGAAAAGCCTCAACTTGCCTCCCATGCATATCTCTCTGCAAAAGTTGTGTGGTCCTGTTTGTGCTCAGTGGGTGTACGTTTTCAAAAGATATCATAACACAATTGGTCCCTCACCTACCAGTACCTTTCCCTTCTCCGAAGTAGCTATCATACACATAGACATGACAATGCTCTAGGACAAGGCACCACAACTTTTAAATTAGTTATCCAAAGTGGATTTCTCTGTTTGTCTTCTAAATCCTCTTCATATGATGCCTTACTGTGTCTATTTTTGAACCAGGAAGAATTAAAAGCCCATACTCTAAAATATAATGACTGAAAAAAGAAACCAGTTAATTCAGCCCAAGAAAACTGATCGATCAAGTTAAATCATTAAGGATTACATGTCAATGATTAATTAGTCTTatacaaaatcattattttggTATTTCTTTTCAGTGAATTTGGATCGAACGATAATGACTAATGTTTGAAAATCCATGTTCGCATCATAGCAAATAAAAACTTCTACTTTTCAAAGCATAAAAATAGAAACCAATAATTATATCTTTTTCATTGAACTGTTTAATTGAAAACCAAACACACTTATTCTTTCAAATATCGGAATCAATTTAAGAGATTAACCTAACCCTTATTCATTCATGCATAACTTACTAcacttagtaaaataaagcttgATTGTTATGCAATTGTCTGTCCAAAATTTGATTGATCAAATTTAAGAGTTTGATGCTCTCATGTCCTTGAAAACTTTTCTTGTTGAAGAGTTTAACAATACGTTTGTTGAAAACtacttatatattaatattaataaattaagaaacgCAGATATTAGTTAACAAGACTACTCTTAATAAGAACAACATTTTCCTTGGTGGTTTTTAGGGTTGCTGTTTCCGTGGATCCCCATGTGATGCGCTCAGTCACAAAACCTTTTGTAATTGTCGATAAAGTGTAACCAGCCGTTATTCGAAGCGTGTAGAAATGGTCCCCTTTTGAGGTCATTAACTGTATTAATTCGGCTCTCTAAACAAAAACTGTATTAATTCGGTTAAGCCTTCTGTGCTAATAATAcaagtaacattttttaaagacCCAAACATGAACAATCTTTGTACAGAAGTCAAGCCTCTTTCCTTTTATAACAAACCCTACCTTGAACACTTTACCTACCAAAACAATATTAAAGTAATTTGTAAccatatgtaattaattaatgtttgacAAAGTTGTTTAATTTCCCCAAGGTTTGTGAGAACAAAATATCAGGATATATAATCCATACATTACTTCTAATAAAGAGAATGATTGCCCATTATGCTTGACCATAAAATGATAAGACATAGACTACCATATTAATTTGACCAATTGGGATGTGTGCCACATGGCAAACTACGCGCCATTGCTTTATCTTTCAGTGCGGCGTGGTTAGTTCAATTCTGGCATCTTCCTTTTCCAAGCTGCGGACTCCAACTTCTACACTAAGTTTATTAGGTGCAATCAGAGCCAAGTCAAGCTCTTTAAATTTTGTTCTATCTTGGTATGCAAAAGCACAGTGCAAACTTCCTCCTTCTACCTTGGGGTGTTTAGTATCCAAAGTGGTAGGTGTTCATGTGAATTTGCCATATGTTATTAACTATAACTAGGGTTTGTATTAAATTTGGATATTGAAGTCTAATGACATGTTTCCCATGTGAACTTAATTGAATATTGTATATTATTGCTAAATAGTTGCATTATTGTTCCTGCAAGTTTAGTTACATCCTTTCCTGACTATGGTGCAGCTTTTTGCTGCAGTTTTccttatgtatatatatgatagATACCTATGCTTCTAAATCTAAAtgatttttgagttttttttaatatataactgCATTAGATTTTGATTCTTTTCAGTACTTCATATATTAATATTCTTAAATCCCCTGATCAAAATCACAACTGaactatatgatattttttaataataatatccaTAATAGTTGCTGCAGGTCAGCGATCTGTCTCATGAAGTTATCTTATCTGTTCTTCATACATCCACTTCCAGAGGGAAacaatatgaattttaaatattaattgaatttattcacctttaaatttgattaaatttcatGAAGAAACAGCTTCATCCTATTTCctattattcttatttaatgTGTTTCTATGCAGATTCTTAGGATCGAGAGACAACCAGTAAATCCAAACAATGAACTTAAAATTTAGCAGTTTCCTTGTTGATGGTACCGTGGAACAGAATTTTGACAATCACAAAGTGGAAGGACAAAACTCAGCACCTAGCAACCAACAATGAGAGACATAAGATCATGATTAAGAGCCCCAAAGAAGCAGATTTTCCATTAAAACAGGAGGGTCATTCTCAATCAATTACTGATCCTGAAAAGGCAAAGGCTTCAGCGAGCTCAGTAGCACAATGGCCAAGATTGAAAGATCCAAGGATTGTGCGAGTATCTAGAGCCTTTGGAGGAAAAGACAGGCACAGCAAGGTTTTCACAATAAGAGGGTTAAGAGACAGACGGGTGAGGCTATCAGTACCAACTGCCATCCAACTCTATGATCTTCAAGATAGGCTAGGGCTCAGTCAACCTAGCAAGGTTGTTGATTGGTTGCTCGATGCAGCTAAGCATGAAATTGATGAACTTCCACCACTTCCTGTTGTTCCTTCAGTGAATAACTTCACCCTTGGTCATCCATCTGCTGTTACCTCTAATGAAGCTACCACCTCAAATTCTCAGCCTAATGAGCAACTTCTTAATATCAACAGAAGCATTCAGTGGGAAGGTTCAAACCAGAATTCTACATGGAAATTAAAGCCTAAAGAAGTTTCACGAGAAATGATTAGCACTGATAAACCAAATTGGATAAGTAGAAGTGAAGAGGATAAGCAAGGAAGCAATAATGAAGGTCCTAGCACACGTGTTATACCAAATATTAATCTCTTACCAAGAGCAAATCTTAATCATCCTTCATTCTTGGGCTTGCTGAATACTATGCCACATGGTTACCAATGGGAACCTTCTGCTGGTGATGTTTCTCATCAGTTGGGAAACAATGGATTTGCAAACCAAACAGATATGCACAGCATTAACGTTGTACCTTTCCCAACATCAACATTGTCATTATCAACTGGGAATTCTCAAATTCTGCTATGTCCTCCAGGAACAGCACAACCATATTTCCCTTCACATGTTACAATGGACATGGATCCGAGACAAATCAACCACTATCAGATGTTGAGTTCAGGTTCTCAAAATCCATTGGCGAATTATCTCAATCATTCTTTCAGCTTGGCTATGATGACTCATAAACCTCTTCATTCACCCAACAGCAGCAAAAGCCCCTCCCACAAAGACCAAGATTTCCCTTCCAACTGATACACAAAATACAAAGTATGTCTCAATTCTCCTCTCGCAATTTGCATGGATCATGAAGACTGTGAGAAAGATTCTTCAGTTACAAGATATTCCACGGTTACCACGGGTTTGAATAATCATTTTGTTTGTgaatgcatgtttggatttccttttatttttttcaattatataggTAAACCTTAAATTTTCCCTTCAGTTTTTTGAGTTTATATATGTATTCCCTGAATCGATCTAACATGAATAGCTTTCTAAGGGTATAATGTAAGAGCTCTCCTTTAAGTGACAATGAATAGCTTAAGAACTATAAGGGAATGTGCATAACTGCATATATTGTGCGTATCTTTTACTCTTATATACGGTGAGAATTGTTCTACTTGGATTATGTTAAAGGAGTTGGATTTTAGAGGGAAACAGAACCGAGAAGacaaatttttcatttatatatcataaatatgccttatctttttaaaacttaagacataaaataacatattaacataaatttaatgtcttaatgttttattcattttaataacaTTACTTAaatctcttaatttaaaaataaaaaaccttatCCTCGCTTCTCTTGTCATCCAAAATCTCCCTTACAAACACATGCAAACCTTTAATCAAGTACCATCTGTTATGTCTTGTTGTCTTATCATCCAAcctttaatttgtttgtgttgttATTCCATGAGATGACATAAAACGAAATACAATACCTAATTTCTTGTTCATGAGCGGTCACCAGAACATTGATCAACCACGGGTTATTGTCTCAAATTAAACCGTGATTATGACTTTCCCCGCCAGTCACTAAAAGGTGGTGacacatgaaaataacataTCTCTAAAATTGCTGCACAAAGCAAGGAAATTCAAAGAGGA
This window harbors:
- the LOC100816424 gene encoding transcription factor TCP13; protein product: MVPWNRILTITKWKDKTQHLATNNERHKIMIKSPKEADFPLKQEGHSQSITDPEKAKASASSVAQWPRLKDPRIVRVSRAFGGKDRHSKVFTIRGLRDRRVRLSVPTAIQLYDLQDRLGLSQPSKVVDWLLDAAKHEIDELPPLPVVPSVNNFTLGHPSAVTSNEATTSNSQPNEQLLNINRSIQWEGSNQNSTWKLKPKEVSREMISTDKPNWISRSEEDKQGSNNEGPSTRVIPNINLLPRANLNHPSFLGLLNTMPHGYQWEPSAGDVSHQLGNNGFANQTDMHSINVVPFPTSTLSLSTGNSQILLCPPGTAQPYFPSHVTMDMDPRQINHYQMLSSGSQNPLANYLNHSFSLAMMTHKPLHSPNSSKSPSHKDQDFPSN